A stretch of Kazachstania africana CBS 2517 chromosome 7, complete genome DNA encodes these proteins:
- the KAFR0G00350 gene encoding uncharacterized protein gives MLTNHYEYIYISPLVSIKCLRRFSVDCFQIKPRVVIIHASSRATERWRTARNLNANSSCSGFAVLGTPRNACQYIELSFLQAKFLRRPKFCLLHSAVCMLEVRYLENLFTSCFAWKTLLLRFFLEKVCQTGHLSTMLSHHACSPVHQAGYERIYCVSKPFYCWVRLCIHFGADFQVVSSRSCEMTGFIYKQVLL, from the coding sequence ATGCTCACAAACCATTACgagtatatatatatatcaccATTAGTTTCAATTAAATGTTTACGTCGGTTTTCTGTGGACTGCTTTCAGATAAAGCCAAGAGTGGTAATTATTCATGCATCGAGTCGAGCAACAGAGAGATGGCGTACAGCACGAAATTTGAATGCAAATTCGTCTTGTTCAGGTTTTGCTGTGCTCGGCACGCCAAGAAACGCGTGCcaatatattgaattaaGCTTTTTGCAGGCAAAATTTTTGCGAAGGCCTAAGTTTTGCTTATTGCATTCAGCAGTTTGCATGCTCGAGGTACGGTACCTTGAGAACTTGTTTACGAGTTGTTTTGCATGGAAAACTTTGCTCTTACGattttttctcgagaaagTGTGTCAGACTGGCCACCTTAGCACAATGCTCTCCCACCATGCTTGTAGTCCAGTACATCAGGCGGGTTACGAGAGGATATATTGTGTGAGTAAACCGTTTTATTGCTGGGTGAGACTTTGTATACATTTTGGGGCAGATTTTCAAGTTGTATCCTCCCGCAGTTGCGAAATGACTGGATTCATTTATAAGCAAGTGCTTTTATAA
- the STE3 gene encoding Ste3p (similar to Saccharomyces cerevisiae STE3 (YKL178C); ancestral locus Anc_1.167) has translation MSYESTVIGLCSLAVLTLIPPFAWHTQTRNVPALILISWLLLMDITCLINAAIWSGDDFYTRWEGKGYCDIVIKLQVGANIGISCAVANIVYNLHTILKADRVLPDFKSWKKIGVDLSISLSTPIVAMALSYFLQVYRFGIAKYNGCQNLMTATWLTIVLYTMWMLIWSTIGTVYAILVLIVFYRKRKDVRDILHCTNSGLNFVRFSRLLTFCFLIILVMFPFSIYSFVSDLKQVNGSYSFSETHSGALWNLVLFFDPGKPLYDIWLYVLMSYLVFLIFGLGSDALDMYAKFIRFIRLGFILDFGEGFIEERKKGRVGQLFGYSTDGTDFQNMFTSSDEDNYKNTNDFNSSIATPTSNRDIYVDYRIPTAGWREEKRRNKNYHGDLNNFHSDDLTEEVALDSNYLPYLANKSNLDDIISLDGFSSMTVGSTQGRSEESKSEINYKTEEFGTPSTAGKYVTSTKEVSLLSSEDEAD, from the coding sequence ATGTCATATGAATCGACAGTCATCGGCTTATGTTCGCTGGCAGTACTAACATTGATACCTCCTTTTGCTTGGCACACTCAAACAAGAAATGTTCCAGCACTCATATTGATATCTTGGCTGCTCCTGATGGATATAACATGCTTGATAAATGCTGCAATCTGGAGCGGTGATGATTTTTATACAAGGTGGGAAGGTAAGGGCTACTGTGATATTGTGATCAAATTGCAAGTCGGTGCTAATATTGGTATTTCCTGTGCCGTGGCTAATATTGTGTACAATCTACATACTATTTTGAAAGCAGATAGGGTTCTTCCAGATTTCAAATCGTGGAAGAAGATCGGTGTTGACCTTTCTATCAGTTTATCAACCCCAATTGTTGCCATGGCTCTTTCCTATTTCCTCCAGGTGTACAGATTTGGGATAGCAAAGTATAACGGGtgtcaaaatttgatgacgGCCACCTGGTTAACTATTGTTCTCTACACAATGTGGATGCTGATTTGGTCTACTATTGGTACTGTCTATGCAATTCTAGTGTTAATTGTGTTTTATAGGAAGAGAAAAGATGTTAGAGATATCTTACATTGTACAAATTCAGGTTTAAATTTTGTGCGTTTCTCACGTTTGTTAACGTTTTGCTTCTTAATTATTTTGGTAATGTTCCCATTTTCTATTTATTCCTTTGTGAGTGATCTCAAGCAAGTTAATGGGAGTTATAGTTTTTCAGAAACCCATTCTGGTGCTTTGTGGAATTTGgttcttttcttcgatCCAGGAAAGCCATTGTATGACATTTGGTTATATGTTTTGATGTCCTATTTGgttttcttaatttttggTCTAGGTTCAGACGCTTTAGATATGTATGCTAAATTCATACGTTTCATTAGGTTAGGTTTCATTTTGGACTTCGGTGAAGGTTTCATAGAAGAACGTAAGAAAGGTCGTGTTGGTCAATTATTCGGTTATAGTACTGATGGAAcagattttcaaaatatgttcACGTCGTCTGATGAAGACAATTACAAGAATACAAATGATTTCAACTCTTCAATTGCTACGCCTACCTCTAATAGAGACATATATGTTGATTACAGAATTCCAACAGCTGGGTGGCGTGAAGAGAAACGCAGAAATAAGAACTACCATGgtgatttgaataatttccACTCAGATGATTTAACAGAGGAAGTCGCGTTAGATAGTAATTATCTCCCATATTTGGCAAATAAATCGAATcttgatgatattatttctttGGATGGCTTTTCCTCAATGACTGTGGGTAGTACACAGGGAAGATCTGAAGAAAGCAAGAGTGAAATAAACTATAAAACAGAGGAATTTGGGACGCCAAGTACAGCGGGTAAATATGTTACTAGCACAAAAGAGGTATCTCTACTAAGTTCCGAAGATGAAGCTGATTGA
- the COY1 gene encoding CCAAT displacement transcription factor COY1 (similar to Saccharomyces cerevisiae COY1 (YKL179C); ancestral locus Anc_1.162), with product MNLSVYEHALDMWSNADFVSLQKELDTNVLEVKDKEQSSLESRKALATETKRFKKLESDEKLSQVNKIIKQYQQEIDNLTKRSKFSEQILFSIYAKLSEAPDPKPLIQNSLSRLSKIDDSKELKEKVEDLEDKLTKYADYESLKSRLLDLEQNAAITLSKRLAAKEQEITSIWEEKQRNWKQREAELTKQVDTVQENNKMLEAKISKQLDIDSHETSPDASNKDSTDSKYNASPEQVLLLQELQSSQSRVYQLEKRNEELSGLLAKASNSAEKESELHSKDVKISQIESENILLSASLEKEHSNLSKKQSEFDESMKNVKNELESYKSELQALRMKLNNYSDYERLKSELSALKKIEFGADDSDKDEDNIPKEDITNGNDKIESTLLSANKKLQANLADLRSKHSSEKERTKELEKELAKSQKKIQELQRLNTNLELDLEKIEDVDQSFNDTASMMSGATRQMNNRAGNSGRFSPTSSIIGIQEDSELQTSNRSVILPIITKQRDRFRSRNTELERQVRDSMTERNKLNAELSKLKMDNNKLYEKVRYLSSYNNLSSAGQAASSMNDVDSEALYSNIYDESLHPLANFRQNELEYYKKRRLPVWEKLFVSFANIILQNNTTRMVFLFYCIGLHGLVFMMSMYVINLTGYVTPEIGTVKSSTAASAAKLGAHAANLAGADALADAVPGIHI from the coding sequence ATGAATTTATCAGTATATGAACATGCATTGGACATGTGGTCAAATGCAGATTTTGTTTCTCTTCAAAAGGAACTGGACACAAACGTCCTCGAAGTTAAGGATAAAGAGCAATCGTCCTTGGAGTCTAGGAAGGCATTGGCCACTGAGACTAAGAGATTCAAAAAACTAGAGTCTGATGAGAAATTGAGCCAAGTtaataaaatcataaaACAATATCAGCAGGAGATTGATAACTTGACAAAGAGATCCAAATTCTCAGAGCAAATTTTGTTTAGCATATATGCAAAACTTTCAGAGGCTCCTGATCCTAAACCTCTAATACAAAATTCTTTGAGTAGACTAAGTAAAATCGATGATTCgaaagaattgaaagaaaaagtgGAGGATTTAGAAGATAAATTGACCAAGTATGCTGATTATGAGTCCCTTAAGTCAAGGCTACTGGATTTGGAGCAAAACGCTGCAATAACTTTATCTAAGCGACTAGCAGCAAAAGAGCAAGAAATTACCTCAATTTGGGAAGAGAAGCAGAGAAATTGGAAACAAAGAGAAGCTGAACTGACTAAGCAAGTTGATACggttcaagaaaataataagatGCTAGAAGCCAAAATCTCAAAACAATTGGACATAGACTCTCATGAAACTTCACCAGACGCTTCTAATAAGGATAGTACTGATTCCAAATATAACGCTTCACCAGAGCAAGTCCTACTGTTGCAAGAATTACAATCCTCACAATCTAGAGTTTACCAATTAGAAAAACGGAATGAAGAACTTAGCGGATTGCTGGCTAAGGCCAGTAATTCAGCTGAAAAGGAATCTGAATTACATTCTAAAGATGTTAAAATTAGTCAAATAGAAAGCGAAAACATTCTCTTAAGTGCATCGTTGGAAAAAGAACATTCTAATCTGTCTAAAAAGCAATCTGAATTCGATGAAAGTATGAAAAACGTTAAGAATGAGTTGGAGTCCTATAAATCAGAGCTACAAGCCTTAAGAATGAAACTAAACAACTATTCAGATTACGAACGACTAAAATCTGAATTATCCGCcttgaagaaaattgaatttgggGCAGATGACAGTGACAAAGATGAGGATAATATCCCAAAAGAAGATATAACCAACGGTAATGACAAGATAGAATCTACTTTACTATCTGCAAATAAAAAACTTCAGGCTAATCTTGCCGATCTTCGTTCTAAACATTCCTCTGAGAAAGAAAGGACGAAAGAGCTCGAGAAGGAGCTTGCTAAGTcacaaaagaaaattcaagagTTGCAACGTCTCAATACGAATTTAGAACTCGATTTGGAGAAAATAGAAGACGTTGAtcaatctttcaatgacaCGGCTAGTATGATGTCTGGTGCTACAAGACAAATGAATAATAGAGCTGGGAACTCTGGAAGATTCTCACCAACCAGTTCAATTATTGGCATTCAGGAGGACAGTGAACTACAAACTTCTAATAGATCTGTAATATTGCCCATTATCACAAAGCAAAGGGATAGATTCCGCTCAAGAAACACAGAATTGGAAAGGCAAGTAAGAGATTCCATGactgaaagaaataaactTAATGCCGAGCTAAGCAAACTTAAAatggataataataaattgtaTGAGAAAGTTCGTTACTTATCGAGCTATAACAATTTGTCATCAGCAGGCCAGGCTGCCTCATCTATGAATGACGTTGATTCTGAAGCATTATATTCCAATATTTATGATGAATCATTGCATCCCTTGGCAAACTTTAGGcaaaatgaattagaatacTATAAAAAAAGGAGATTGCCAGTCTGGGAAAAGTTATTTGTCAGTTTTGCAAACataatattacaaaataatacGACACGAATGGTCTTTCTGTTTTATTGTATTGGGCTGCATGGGTTAGTGTTTATGATGAGCATGTACGTAATAAACCTTACAGGCTATGTCACACCAGAAATTGGGACAGTGAAGAGTTCAACAGCAGCTTCCGCTGCAAAATTGGGAGCACATGCTGCCAATTTAGCCGGCGCTGATGCATTGGCTGATGCCGTTCCTGGTATCCACATCTAA
- the RBH1 gene encoding Rbh1p (similar to Saccharomyces cerevisiae YJL181W and YJR030C; ancestral locus Anc_1.157), producing the protein MSLQRLRMDEERYQETLQNLRELCQASNVRPMSLLDPMWEVKRELDLMTSLLKIISSKHADYFKQLNEYVNMDDLFDDTSLDLSLLQAYKSLLASAAKLILNPDISTFRSGNQKFLTHILEIYSRLCTVLHSHDDANTFSKLYNIISSFEDNFYTKYNQINSRRFESDQVYDFLSFSKILTKSPGIDLNDVRNSTLFELGCEKFGYHNLLVELAQVSTGEIAIFKINAGKLQTSFNQLLHELKQGNYTSLNFGRTLLFLPLTMKQLQIMSFSTMETTIKSTSGNNAQLHLKCLDPIQWSVTWKPIFDNSLSKEKESVSLQDSFGTITEGKTFESDNFYMKFNELPATEGITVVNSDALYPRDLSSAHQVQSDLGQDVKSQDITPKMESIETSKEVQITNSELIDGIATLTSATSMDIPDLHQLKIDNTKSEKRFDKVPVNDIFINTKEEKVTPTTEFNPSADFYKPTLHKKKSGLLSFFHKSNKKRLSIETDIDNNTSFFSSPISTSGTPTSSIFDSQSKEIKQYVKPLIKNESPSSPIFEFDSTKMSIWRGTKWELLSNSKSRLDVSKSLDGTYILMAYHDKSNDECHFVAELSNTWTCARSTAQDIQIRIPRSTFVSAAFAIHNKTCTISIRCVNADKLMNSLQHCIKGNLPESLSSSTTIRTLSTSSSSFMSEGIMKSYTQETFISDSKQSIDWKAFEEKLLLPNLKARQYSRIDGKLWQIQNTGVVDIFFLEKDCIRELVKFSLKTEDHNVVISSSYLDSVKRIGRTGISLCADDGPQLFEFLNPQVTDQVYKIVVGR; encoded by the coding sequence ATGTCCCTTCAAAGGCTAAGAATGGATGAAGAGCGGTACCAGGAGACGCTCCAAAATCTCAGAGAGCTATGTCAAGCGTCTAATGTACGACCCATGTCTTTGTTGGACCCGATGTGGGAAGTAAAAAGGGAGTTAGATCTTATGACAAGTCTGCTGAAGATAATATCATCTAAACATGCCGATTACTTCAAACAATTGAACGAATACGTTAATATGGATGACCTTTTCGACGACACTTCTTTGGACTTATCCTTACTACAGGCTTATAAATCTTTACTAGCAAGTGCAGCTAAATTAATACTGAATCCTGACATTTCCACCTTCAGAAGTGGTAATCAGAAATTTTTGACTCACATTCTCGAAATATATTCGAGGCTCTGTACCGTGCTACATAGCCATGATGATGCCAACACATTTTCCAAACTTTACAACATAATATCTAGTTTTGAAGACAATTTTTAcacaaaatataatcaaattaattCGCGACGTTTTGAGAGTGATCAAGTATATGAttttctatcattttcgaaaattttaacCAAATCGCCGGGCATTGACTTGAATGACGTGAGGAATAGTACTCTCTTCGAGCTTGGCTGCGAGAAATTTGGTTACCACAATTTACTTGTCGAATTGGCCCAAGTATCAACGGGAGAAATagcaattttcaaaattaatgcAGGTAAATTGCAAACATCATTTAACCAACTCTTACATGAACTCAAGCAGGGCAATTATACTTCATTAAACTTTGGTAGAACCTTATTATTTCTACCTTTAACGATGAAGCAACTTCAAATTATGTCGTTCTCCACCATGGAAACAACTATTAAAAGCACTAGTGGGAATAACGCCCAGCTTCACTTGAAATGCTTGGATCCAATACAGTGGTCAGTTACTTGGAAACCAATATTCGACAATTCTTTGAGTAAGGAAAAGGAAAGCGTTTCTTTGCAAGATTCCTTTGGAACAATTACTGAGGGTAAAACATTTGAAAGTGACAACTTTTACATGAAATTCAATGAGCTCCCTGCAACTGAGGGTATAACCGTAGTAAATAGTGATGCTCTCTATCCCCGCGATTTGTCATCAGCACATCAAGTACAATCCGATTTAGGGCAGGACGTAAAGTCACAGGATATCACGCCAAAAATGGAGAGTATTGAAACCAGTAAAGAAGTCCAAATTACCAATTCTGAACTCATTGACGGAATAGCTACCTTAACCTCAGCTACCAGCATGGATATTCCAGACTTacatcaattgaaaattgataacacaaaatctgaaaaacGATTTGACAAAGTTCCGGTGAATGACATCTTCATAAATACAAAGGAAGAGAAAGTCACTCCAACCACCGAATTCAATCCAAGCGCCGATTTCTACAAACCAACATTAcacaagaagaaatcagGATTACTAAGTTTTTTCCACAAGagtaataaaaaaaggTTATCTATCGAAACagatattgataataaCACTAGTTTTTTTAGTAGTCCTATAAGCACTTCTGGAACACCAACTTCAAGTATCTTCGACTCACAGAGTAAAGAGATCAAACAGTATGTTAAACCATTAATTAAGAATGAATCACCAAGCAGTCCCATATTTGAGTTTGACAGTACCAAAATGTCAATCTGGAGAGGAACTAAATGGGAGCTACTAAgcaattcaaaatcaagacTTGATGTTTCTAAATCTTTAGATGGCACATACATACTGATGGCATATCATGATAAAAGCAACGATGAATGTCACTTTGTTGcagaattatcaaatactTGGACTTGCGCCAGATCTACAGCCCAAGACATTCAAATTCGTATACCTAGATCAACATTTGTCTCAGCTGCTTTCGCTATTCACAACAAGACATGTACAATAAGCATCAGATGCGTGAATGCAGATAAACTGATGAATTCTTTACAGCATTGTATAAAAGGTAATTTACCTGAATCGCTGTCATCCTCTACTACGATCAGGACCTTATCTACCTCATCTTCCTCCTTCATGAGCGAAGGCATCATGAAGTCATATACTCAAGAGACTTTTATTTCAGATTCAAAGCAATCAATTGACTGGAAAGCTTTTGAGGAAAAATTACTTTTACCCAATCTAAAAGCTAGACAATATTCTCGTATCGATGGAAAACTGTGGCAGATCCAAAATACTGGTGTGGTTGACATCTTTTTCTTAGAGAAGGATTGCATTAGAGAGCTCGTAAAATTCAGCTTGAAAACAGAGGACCACAATGTCGTAATCTCTTCTAGCTACTTGGATAGTGtcaaaagaattggaagaaCTGGTATCTCACTCTGTGCTGATGATGGTCCTCAGCTCTTTGAATTCCTTAACCCACAGGTCACAGACCAGGTATACAAAATTGTTGTTGGGAGGTAA
- the TOH1 gene encoding Toh1p (similar to Saccharomyces cerevisiae YJL171C; ancestral locus Anc_1.168), translated as MRNVVLLSALGAFTDYALGSSLNKYSSKYDMIEFTNVGFSGTYQPVASLKDVTKDSCTCEVGDRVSFSGTNAPISDYVSVHFRGPLSLSQFAFYTSDDFVIDSNSSSSWSRQAYYDSSSQTGENVTFLTKAGTDSPCLGKALTYSDDTGIASASDATLLGSDNLIHSDDEYVIFSNISCPSSKASNGCGVYRSGIPAYYGFYGTTKMFLFEFEMPTETETNSTSFSYYDLPAIWLLNDHIPRTSQYPSNTNCSCWASGCGEFDIFEVMNATERNHFYSSFHTFQGISNIQDGIQAHGYIQRNTTNTMRGGVIFDSNGEVVTFLSDSTTFDDELSASTINDILEEFSSKEIYSTKLASVVAASTTSSSSKSGGAAFLAKPSGLWYYCFTAFAAVSQIFFI; from the coding sequence ATGAGAAATGTCGTTTTATTGAGTGCCTTAGGTGCCTTTACTGATTATGCGTTAGGATCttctttaaataaataCTCTTCGAAATATGATATGATTGAATTTACAAACGTTGGGTTTTCTGGTACTTACCAGCCAGTTGCTAGTTTAAAAGATGTTACAAAAGATTCGTGTACATGTGAAGTTGGTGATAGAGTATCGTTTTCCGGTACTAATGCTCCAATTTCGGACTATGTTTCAGTACATTTCCGTGGTCCTCTTTCTTTAAGTCAATTTGCATTTTACACCTCTGATGATTTTGTCATagattctaattcatcttctAGTTGGAGTCGTCAAGCTTACTACGACAGCTCTTCTCAGACGGGTGAAAATGTGACCTTCCTAACTAAGGCTGGTACCGATTCTCCATGTTTGGGTAAAGCTTTAACATACTCAGATGATACTGGTATTGCTTCTGCATCCGACGCTACACTCTTGGGGTCTGACAACTTAATACattctgatgatgaatacgtcatcttttccaatatcTCATGTCCTTCTTCAAAAGCTAGTAACGGTTGCGGCGTATATCGTAGTGGTATTCCTGCTTATTACGGTTTCTACGGTACGACAAAGAtgtttttatttgaatttgaaatgcCAACAGAAACTGAAACGAATAGTACATCCTTCAGTTACTACGATCTACCAGCCATTTGGTTGTTAAATGACCATATTCCAAGAACTTCCCAATATCCATCTAATACGAACTGTTCTTGTTGGGCTAGTGGTTGTGGTGAGTTTGACATCTTTGAAGTAATGAATGCAACTGAAAGAAACCATTTCTATTCTAGTTTCCACACCTTCCAAGGTATCTCTAATATACAGGATGGTATTCAAGCTCATGGATACATACAGAGAAACACTACTAATACAATGAGAGGTGGTGttatatttgattcaaatggCGAGGTTGTAACATTCTTATCCGATTCTACGacatttgatgatgaattatcTGCAAGCACAATCAATGATATCTTAGAGGAATTTTCCTCAAAAGAGATATATAGCACTAAATTAGCCAGTGTTGTAGCTGCCTCTACCACTTCTTCAAGCTCAAAATCTGGCGGAGCAGCTTTCTTAGCTAAGCCTTCCGGTCTATGGTATTACTGCTTTACGGCGTTCGCTGCTGTCtcccaaatattttttatttag
- the KAFR0G00340 gene encoding PGA52 family protein, which produces MQNYLVVAFSIGLAFINAAKATTSEYEMLEFTNVGFTGTFQPVSELLDIYNSSCTCEVGERVTFSGTNAPLSHYLSVHFRGPLSLKKFGYYYSDNYIIGESSSDSWTRGAYYDSESQTTSNVTFLTKAGKYSPCLAKALTYATSNGTSAADSSTVLESENYISSDEEYTIFSSVECPESGLDNDCGVYREGIPAYYGFYDTTKMFLFEFEMPTDTNNTAETVSSYDMPAIWLLNDHIPRTSQYPSNVNCSCWESGCGEFDIFEVTKSAATNELYSTFHTYQGISNIEEGIPSEGWLERTTGATMKGGVIFDSNGTTVTFLSNDTVFDSTISAVAMNAILAEFSSDEIWSTRLADVAVADVEVLTSSSASSSSASSSESTSSLVSTSATESTTTSVTTSKSSSVSSDSITASSKSSTQIVDAEERSTSSSFSTSSRISYSNSTVAATKTQDIDAEDKSETASSSSLKPSSMNDEGSLTTATVYATEVVIDTVTSCSGTAGCFPEIVSTSTTLSRTAEIAAESKIMSVTTIVDYATETEVETITSCSGVEGCSIMTLDNSSISTAVSTYTKATSNDNVASNESGTTGTESSKASVAHTGTTTETTKTVVDTATETETSSSTGTIRNGQVSAITVSQVNSTEASISTVQIMEQSSNGAQLRYKTSLLTHHLQLLFTSIVQVLIFA; this is translated from the coding sequence ATGCAAAACTATTTAGTGGTCGCTTTCTCGATTGGGTTAGCTTTCATAAATGCTGCTAAGGCAACTACAAGCGAGTACGAAATGTTGGAATTTACAAATGTTGGTTTTACTGGTACTTTTCAGCCGGTAAGTGAATTATTGGATATTTACAACTCTTCCTGTACATGTGAGGTTGGGGAGAGGGTCACTTTTTCTGGTACTAATGCGCCTTTATCTCACTATTTATCTGTGCATTTCCGTGGTCCACTCtctttgaagaagtttGGTTATTACTATTCCGATAATTATATTATTGGTGAATCCTCTTCTGATAGCTGGACTCGTGGAGCATACTATGATTCAGAGTCTCAAACTACTTCCAATGTGACCTTTCTAACCAAAGCTGGTAAGTATTCTCCATGTTTAGCCAAAGCTCTCACCTATGCAACAAGTAACGGTACTTCAGCTGCTGATTCAAGTACAGTATTGGAGTctgaaaattatatatccTCTGATGAAGAGTATACCATCTTTTCCAGCGTTGAATGTCCAGAGTCTGGTTTAGACAATGATTGCGGTGTCTATCGTGAAGGAATACCTGCATACTACGGTTTCTATGATACTACAAAGATGTTTTTATTCGAGTTTGAGATGCCAACTGACACAAATAATACAGCAGAGACAGTATCTAGTTACGATATGCCTGCAATTTGGTTACTAAATGATCATATTCCAAGAACTTCTCAATATCCTTCAAATGTTAATTGCTCTTGTTGGGAAAGCGGGTGTGGTGAATTTGACATATTTGAAGTCACAAAGAGCGCTGCCACTAACGAGCTTTATTCTACTTTTCACACATATCAGGGAATTTCCAACATTGAGGAAGGTATTCCCTCTGAAGGATGGTTAGAGAGAACTACTGGTGCAACTATGAAAGGTGGTGTCATATTTGATTCCAATGGAACGACTGTCACTTTCCTTTCAAATGATACCGTTTTTGATAGTACCATCTCAGCTGTCGCCATGAATGCAATTTTGGCGGAGTTCTCTTCTGACGAAATTTGGAGTACGAGACTCGCTGATGTCGCTGTTGCTGATGTTGAAGTTCTGACTAGCTCGTCTGCATCTTCCTCATCTGCTTCTTCAAGTGAATCCACTTCATCCCTAGTATCTACATCTGCAACTGAATCAACAACTACTTCAGTTACTACCTCTAAATCATCGTCTGTTTCATCTGACAGTATTACAGCATCTTCTAAGTCCTCTACACAAATAGTAGATGCTGAAGAAAGATCTacttcttcctcattttcCACCTCAAGTAGAATCTCATATTCTAATTCCACTGTAGCAGCTACAAAAACACAAGACATTGACGCTGAAGACAAATCAGAAACAGCCTCTTCGTCTTCGTTGAAACCATCTTCTATGAACGACGAGGGATCCCTGACTACTGCAACTGTCTATGCCACCGAGGTGGTTATAGATACCGTCACATCGTGTAGTGGTACTGCCGGTTGCTTCCCTGAAATAGTCAGCACTTCGACAACTTTATCTAGAACAGCTGAAATTGCAGCAGAAAGCAAGATTATGTCTGTCACCACGATTGTTGATTATGCTACTGAAACCGAGGTCGAAACAATCACCTCATGTTCCGGTGTGGAAGGTTGCTCTATTATGACGCTTGACAATAGTAGCATTTCCACTGCTGTTTCCACCTATACAAAGGCCACATCTAACGACAATGTAGCCAGTAACGAGAGTGGTACAACGGGAACCGAAAGTAGCAAGGCTTCTGTTGCTCATACTGGGACAACCACCGAGACTACGAAGACAGTTGTCGACACTGCCACCGAGACAGAGACATCGTCATCCACAGGCACTATAAGAAATGGGCAGGTGTCAGCAATTACGGTAAGCCAGGTTAATTCCACTGAAGCTTCAATCTCTACTGTTCAAATCATGGAACAATCAAGCAATGGAGCCCAGTTACGATACAAGACAAGCCTTTTGACGCACcatcttcaacttctttttACTTCTATAGTACAGGTCCTTATTTTCGCCTAA